One stretch of Hymenobacter chitinivorans DSM 11115 DNA includes these proteins:
- a CDS encoding NAD(P)-dependent alcohol dehydrogenase produces MNAIYFDHYGPADVLRYGEQPTPTPQADQILVRVHASSINPVDWKVRSGSLKLVTGLSFPKIPGRDVAGTVAAVGDNVTRFQPGDRVYGMPDGVGGANAEYAVLPAQAAAFIPEKLSFEEAAAVPLGALTALQALRDKGQLLSGDRVLINGAAGGVGTFAVQLAKALGAGEVTGVCGPHNAELVRSLGADRVLNHHEQDFTQDVSRYDIIFDAVAKSSYLASKPALRRNGRYVTTAPEPKDLAAGALVSVFSTKKMSMLLAANRGTDMALISAWLHSGTLRPVIDKTFPLAETAEAHRYSEAGRAAGKIVLTVDGEVVK; encoded by the coding sequence ATGAACGCCATTTATTTCGACCACTACGGCCCGGCCGACGTGCTCCGCTACGGCGAGCAGCCCACGCCCACGCCGCAGGCCGACCAGATTCTGGTGCGCGTGCACGCCAGCAGCATCAACCCCGTCGACTGGAAAGTGCGCTCCGGGAGCCTCAAGCTGGTCACGGGCCTGAGCTTCCCCAAGATTCCGGGCCGCGACGTGGCCGGCACCGTGGCCGCCGTGGGCGACAACGTGACCCGCTTCCAGCCCGGCGACCGGGTCTACGGCATGCCCGACGGGGTAGGGGGCGCCAACGCCGAATACGCCGTACTGCCCGCGCAGGCCGCCGCCTTTATTCCCGAAAAGCTGAGCTTCGAAGAAGCCGCGGCCGTGCCCCTGGGCGCCCTGACGGCCCTGCAGGCCCTGCGCGACAAAGGCCAGCTGCTCTCCGGTGACCGGGTCCTGATCAACGGAGCGGCGGGCGGGGTGGGCACCTTTGCCGTGCAGCTGGCCAAAGCCCTGGGCGCGGGCGAGGTTACCGGCGTGTGTGGGCCCCACAACGCCGAGCTGGTCCGCAGCCTGGGGGCCGACCGGGTCCTGAACCACCACGAGCAGGATTTCACCCAGGACGTGAGCCGCTACGACATCATCTTCGATGCCGTGGCCAAGAGCAGCTACCTGGCCAGCAAGCCCGCCCTGCGCCGCAACGGCCGCTACGTAACCACCGCCCCCGAGCCCAAGGACCTGGCCGCCGGCGCCCTGGTATCGGTATTTTCCACTAAGAAGATGAGCATGCTCCTGGCCGCCAACCGAGGAACTGATATGGCCCTGATTTCGGCCTGGCTGCACAGCGGCACCCTGCGCCCCGTCATCGACAAAACCTTCCCGCTCGCCGAAACCGCCGAAGCCCACCGCTACAGCGAAGCCGGCCGCGCCGCGGGCAAAATCGTGCTGACGGTGGATGGTGAGGTGGTGAAATAG
- a CDS encoding NAD(P)/FAD-dependent oxidoreductase, with the protein MAQHQHTEVLIIGGSYAGLAAAMALGRARRRVIVLDSGRPCNRQTPHAHNFLTHDGEAPEAIRAQARAQVLAYPTVELLAGEAVAAQRQGAGFVVRTADGATIEAAKLVFATGVKDVLPPTPGFAEAWGISVLHCPYCHGYEVADQPLGVLGNGELGFDFARLIHHWSPQLTLFTNGPATLTEEQTQHLHHRGITIIEAEIQRLDHAAGYLRQVMLAGAPPVPLTALFARVPFELHCLLPVSLGCDLTAQGLLQVDEMQRTSVPGIFAAGDATTPMRSVAVAVAAGTKVGAFVNHELIHEQF; encoded by the coding sequence ATGGCACAACACCAGCATACTGAGGTTTTAATTATTGGCGGCAGCTACGCGGGCCTGGCCGCGGCTATGGCCCTGGGCCGGGCCCGGCGCCGGGTAATCGTGCTGGACAGCGGGCGGCCCTGCAACCGCCAGACTCCGCATGCCCACAACTTTCTTACCCACGACGGGGAAGCACCCGAGGCCATTCGGGCGCAGGCCCGGGCCCAGGTCCTGGCCTACCCGACCGTAGAGCTGCTGGCGGGCGAGGCCGTGGCGGCCCAGCGGCAGGGCGCTGGCTTTGTGGTACGCACTGCAGATGGGGCCACTATCGAGGCGGCCAAGCTGGTATTTGCCACCGGCGTGAAAGATGTGCTGCCCCCTACGCCGGGCTTTGCCGAGGCCTGGGGTATTTCGGTGCTGCATTGCCCGTACTGCCACGGCTACGAGGTGGCCGACCAGCCCCTGGGCGTGCTCGGCAACGGGGAGCTGGGGTTCGACTTTGCCCGCCTCATTCACCACTGGAGCCCGCAGCTGACGCTGTTCACCAACGGCCCCGCTACCCTGACCGAGGAGCAAACCCAGCACCTGCACCACCGCGGAATTACTATTATAGAGGCCGAAATTCAGCGTCTGGACCACGCAGCGGGCTACCTGCGCCAGGTGATGCTGGCCGGCGCGCCCCCGGTGCCGCTCACAGCCTTGTTTGCCCGCGTACCCTTCGAGCTGCACTGCCTGCTGCCGGTAAGCCTGGGCTGCGACCTCACGGCCCAGGGCCTGCTGCAGGTCGATGAGATGCAGCGCACCAGCGTGCCGGGCATCTTCGCCGCCGGCGACGCCACCACGCCCATGCGCTCGGTGGCCGTAGCCGTGGCGGCCGGCACCAAAGTCGGCGCCTTCGTGAACCACGAGCTGATTCACGAGCAGTTCTAG
- a CDS encoding DUF3696 domain-containing protein, producing MLNSLRIQNFKSWQDTGDIQFGSITGFFGTNSSGKTSILQFLLMLKQTVESSDRAQILNLGDERSYVELGTMHDVIYNHSEDNKLLFQIKWNQTEWIVPPDEDGFLIDLPEIRFEAEISQQKDLIVVHYFKYEQDERNIGMTKSLETNEYILEGRLSDSSKKQRVKTKSAPLKFYIPPYSFGIGIMNSDSSQDLIFDFENLFTETYYLGPLREYPSRLYLWGGERPGNIGNRGAGSVAAILASNKSEPTIYMGEGNPRRSLEQHVAYWLKELGLIHSFEVRPIAPNRKEYEVRIKRTAESAEVFLTDVGFGVSQLLPVLVLLFYVPEGSTIILEQPEIHLHPAVQAGLADVFIDAIKRRNVQIILESHSEHLLQRLQRRLAEEALPTDQVKLYFTDFVGAASTLTPLDLDEYGNIRNWPNNFFGDSFADASAMMDAELKRREAAGEK from the coding sequence ATGCTTAACTCCCTGCGCATCCAAAACTTCAAGTCCTGGCAGGATACCGGCGATATTCAGTTCGGCAGTATTACCGGTTTCTTCGGCACCAACTCTTCGGGCAAGACTAGTATCCTGCAATTTCTCTTGATGCTGAAGCAGACGGTGGAATCTTCGGATAGAGCACAGATTTTGAATTTGGGGGATGAACGTTCTTATGTAGAGTTGGGTACAATGCACGACGTGATTTATAATCACTCAGAGGATAACAAACTATTGTTTCAGATAAAGTGGAATCAGACTGAGTGGATAGTACCTCCTGATGAGGATGGATTTCTTATTGATTTACCAGAAATACGTTTTGAGGCTGAAATATCACAGCAAAAAGATTTAATAGTGGTACACTATTTCAAATATGAGCAGGACGAAAGGAATATAGGAATGACAAAATCTCTAGAAACGAACGAGTACATACTAGAAGGCCGTCTGTCAGATAGCAGCAAGAAACAAAGAGTGAAAACCAAATCGGCACCACTCAAATTCTACATACCACCATATTCTTTTGGGATAGGCATAATGAATAGCGATAGTAGCCAAGACTTGATATTCGATTTTGAGAACCTGTTTACAGAAACATATTACTTAGGCCCTTTACGCGAATACCCAAGCAGGTTGTACTTATGGGGAGGTGAAAGGCCAGGAAATATAGGTAATAGAGGTGCTGGGTCTGTAGCTGCAATTCTAGCTTCTAATAAGTCGGAGCCAACAATATATATGGGAGAAGGCAATCCACGCCGTTCCCTAGAACAACACGTAGCCTACTGGTTAAAAGAACTCGGACTCATTCATTCCTTCGAAGTCCGCCCCATTGCCCCCAACCGCAAAGAATACGAAGTACGCATCAAACGCACCGCTGAATCAGCTGAAGTTTTTCTAACAGATGTAGGTTTCGGCGTCTCGCAGCTACTTCCGGTACTGGTGCTGCTGTTCTACGTACCCGAAGGCTCTACTATTATTCTAGAACAGCCCGAAATACATTTGCACCCGGCCGTGCAGGCGGGTTTGGCTGATGTATTTATTGACGCCATTAAGCGGCGCAACGTGCAGATTATTCTGGAGAGTCACAGTGAGCATTTATTGCAGCGGCTGCAGCGGCGGCTGGCGGAAGAGGCCTTGCCCACGGACCAGGTAAAGCTGTATTTCACCGATTTCGTGGGGGCGGCTTCTACCCTTACCCCGCTCGATTTGGATGAGTACGGCAACATCCGCAACTGGCCCAACAATTTCTTTGGGGATTCATTTGCCGATGCTTCCGCCATGATGGATGCCGAACTAAAGCGCCGCGAAGCCGCGGGGGAGAAATAG
- a CDS encoding MBL fold metallo-hydrolase → MNYVVPRLVVLALAVLTQFTSPAQSLKVTLLGTGAPIPRLDRFGPSILVEAGPAKLLFDCGRGATQRLWQLKIPLGTIQTVFFTHLHSDHVVGFPDLWLTGWLPTPFGGRSVPLRVIGPAGTVAMTDALRQAYAWDTSVRPTENLPAPGISLAAKDIKEGVVYDQDGVKVTAFDVAHGPHLTPALGYRIEYAGRSVLLSGDTGFSENLIRFGKGVDVVVHEVAAATEELLQQSKTAGQILSYHTQPEEAGKVFSRLTPRLAVYSHVVLLSTVPNLPPPGADVLIPRTRKTYTGPLELGEDLMTIEIGTSITVKRFVPPGKG, encoded by the coding sequence ATGAACTACGTCGTTCCCCGCCTGGTCGTACTCGCGCTGGCCGTGCTCACCCAGTTCACGTCCCCGGCCCAATCCCTTAAAGTAACCTTGCTCGGTACCGGGGCCCCCATTCCCCGTCTCGACCGGTTTGGGCCCAGTATTCTGGTGGAAGCAGGGCCGGCCAAGCTGCTGTTTGATTGCGGGCGGGGCGCTACCCAGCGCTTGTGGCAGCTCAAGATTCCCCTGGGGACGATCCAAACGGTGTTTTTTACCCACTTGCATTCCGACCACGTGGTTGGTTTTCCCGACCTCTGGCTAACGGGATGGTTGCCCACGCCCTTCGGTGGCCGCAGCGTCCCGCTGCGGGTTATCGGCCCCGCCGGTACGGTTGCCATGACAGACGCCCTCCGGCAGGCGTATGCGTGGGACACCAGCGTGCGACCCACTGAAAACCTGCCCGCACCGGGCATTTCCCTGGCGGCCAAGGACATCAAAGAAGGCGTCGTTTATGACCAAGACGGGGTCAAAGTCACCGCCTTTGACGTGGCGCACGGCCCGCACCTTACCCCCGCGTTGGGCTACCGGATAGAGTACGCCGGCCGCTCGGTACTCCTCTCCGGGGATACGGGCTTTAGTGAAAACCTGATTCGGTTTGGCAAGGGCGTCGATGTGGTGGTGCACGAGGTGGCCGCGGCTACCGAAGAGCTACTGCAACAATCCAAAACGGCGGGCCAAATCCTGAGCTACCACACCCAACCCGAGGAAGCAGGAAAAGTCTTTAGCCGCCTCACGCCCCGGCTGGCGGTCTATTCCCACGTTGTGTTGCTCTCGACCGTCCCGAACCTGCCGCCCCCGGGGGCCGACGTGCTCATCCCCCGAACGCGCAAGACGTACACCGGCCCCCTGGAGCTTGGCGAAGATTTGATGACGATTGAGATTGGAACGAGCATTACCGTAAAACGCTTCGTGCCGCCCGGTAAAGGATAA
- a CDS encoding M1 family metallopeptidase has translation MKTTVTALACLLSTAALAQQAPAAAPAAPPAPPRYRATDTKINALVHTKLAVGFDYAKRHLNGKAWLTLKPYAYATDSLRLDAKGFDIKTVALVNGEQLQPLKYTYADQNNLRIQLGKAIAPGTPYTVYIEYTAKPDELKVKGSAAINDAKGLYFINPDSAVKGKPVQIWTQGETEGSSCWFPTIDRPNQKTTSEISMTVPAKYVTLSNGRMVSSTPAAAGLRTDTWKMELPHSPYLFMLAVGDFKVAKDTWRGKEVSYYLEPKYAPFAKQIFGNTPDMLEFFSTRLGVEYPWNKYAQIVVRDYVSGAMENTTATLHGDFVQMTDKQLLDRDYQNESVIAHELFHQWFGDYVTAESWSNLTVNESLADFSEGLYAEHKYGADAADSHRHRNLRLYLRSAPDAAKQLVRFTYDDKEDMFDVVTYQKGGAILDMLRTYLGDDVFFAGLQKYLKDNALGNGEAHQMRLAMEAVSGQDLNWFYNQWYFGTAHPVVTIDYGWDAAKKVQSVTVKQTQPGQVFRLPFAIDYYVNGKAQRQRVVMTQATQTFTMPLAAKPALVDVDAEKTLVWQHTNNMPLADFAYQYAHAPLYVARREALLAADALQLTDPAALKLLLSGLQDPFNNLRMVVAERLKLQDKNVAKVAAPILRKQAAQEKEPHALASLLTALAKLQDKKDEKLFARQLATSPSYAVQAAALQALAEVNPTLALRQAQALEGSDQVNISQAVVGVYAKAGGLSQWAYVRDKFDAAGGQDKVGYFESMGAMLPRLQDAKAFAEDVDRLKGLAIQYKRFGADQPIIGMLQAAAQQQAATPNQALAEKAVAEIQAAQ, from the coding sequence ATGAAAACCACTGTTACCGCCCTGGCCTGCCTGTTGAGCACCGCCGCCCTGGCCCAACAAGCCCCCGCCGCGGCCCCCGCTGCCCCCCCGGCCCCGCCGCGCTACCGCGCCACCGACACCAAAATCAACGCGTTGGTACACACCAAGCTGGCCGTGGGCTTCGACTACGCCAAGCGCCACCTCAACGGCAAGGCCTGGCTGACGCTCAAGCCCTACGCTTACGCCACCGATTCGCTCCGTCTCGACGCCAAGGGCTTCGACATCAAGACCGTGGCCCTGGTGAACGGCGAGCAGCTGCAGCCGCTCAAGTACACCTACGCCGACCAGAACAACCTGCGGATTCAGCTGGGCAAAGCCATTGCCCCGGGCACGCCCTACACGGTCTACATCGAGTACACGGCCAAGCCCGACGAGCTCAAGGTGAAGGGCAGCGCGGCCATCAACGACGCCAAGGGCCTGTACTTCATCAACCCCGACAGCGCCGTGAAGGGCAAGCCCGTGCAGATCTGGACCCAGGGCGAGACGGAGGGCTCCTCCTGCTGGTTTCCGACCATCGACCGGCCCAACCAGAAGACGACTTCCGAAATCAGTATGACCGTGCCCGCCAAGTACGTCACGCTCAGCAACGGGCGCATGGTGTCGTCGACCCCAGCAGCGGCGGGTTTGCGTACCGATACCTGGAAGATGGAGCTGCCCCACTCGCCCTACCTGTTTATGCTGGCCGTGGGCGACTTTAAAGTTGCCAAGGACACCTGGCGGGGCAAGGAAGTGAGCTACTACCTGGAGCCCAAGTACGCGCCCTTCGCCAAGCAGATTTTCGGCAACACGCCCGACATGCTGGAGTTCTTCTCGACCCGGCTCGGGGTGGAATATCCCTGGAACAAGTACGCCCAGATTGTGGTGCGCGACTACGTGAGCGGGGCCATGGAAAACACCACGGCCACCCTGCACGGCGACTTCGTGCAGATGACCGACAAGCAGCTGCTGGACCGCGACTACCAGAACGAGTCCGTCATTGCCCACGAGCTGTTTCACCAGTGGTTTGGCGACTACGTGACGGCCGAGAGCTGGAGCAACCTGACGGTGAACGAGTCGTTGGCCGACTTCTCCGAGGGCCTCTACGCCGAGCACAAGTACGGGGCCGATGCCGCCGACTCCCACCGCCACCGCAACCTGCGCCTCTACCTGCGCAGCGCCCCCGACGCGGCCAAGCAGCTGGTGCGCTTTACGTATGACGACAAGGAGGACATGTTTGACGTGGTGACCTACCAGAAAGGCGGGGCCATTCTGGACATGCTGCGCACCTACCTCGGCGACGACGTGTTCTTTGCCGGCCTGCAAAAATACCTCAAGGACAACGCCCTCGGCAACGGTGAAGCGCACCAAATGCGCCTGGCTATGGAAGCCGTATCGGGCCAGGATCTGAACTGGTTCTACAACCAGTGGTACTTCGGCACGGCCCACCCCGTCGTGACCATCGACTACGGCTGGGACGCGGCTAAGAAAGTGCAGAGCGTGACGGTGAAGCAAACCCAGCCCGGCCAGGTGTTCCGGCTGCCCTTCGCCATTGATTACTACGTGAACGGCAAAGCCCAGCGCCAGCGCGTGGTCATGACCCAGGCCACCCAGACCTTCACGATGCCCCTGGCGGCCAAGCCCGCCCTGGTGGACGTGGACGCCGAGAAAACCCTGGTCTGGCAGCACACCAACAACATGCCCCTGGCCGACTTCGCCTACCAGTACGCCCACGCCCCGCTCTACGTGGCGCGCCGCGAGGCCCTGCTGGCCGCCGACGCCCTGCAGCTCACCGACCCGGCCGCGCTCAAACTGCTGCTCAGCGGTTTGCAGGACCCGTTCAACAACCTGCGCATGGTAGTGGCCGAGCGGCTCAAGCTCCAGGATAAGAACGTTGCCAAAGTGGCGGCGCCGATTCTGCGCAAGCAGGCGGCCCAGGAAAAGGAGCCCCACGCCCTGGCTTCCCTGCTCACGGCCCTGGCCAAGCTCCAGGATAAAAAGGACGAGAAGCTCTTTGCCCGGCAGCTGGCCACCAGCCCCTCGTATGCCGTGCAGGCGGCTGCCCTGCAGGCCCTGGCCGAGGTAAACCCCACCCTGGCCCTGCGCCAGGCCCAGGCCCTGGAAGGCTCCGACCAGGTCAATATCAGTCAGGCCGTGGTGGGGGTGTATGCCAAAGCCGGCGGCCTGTCGCAGTGGGCCTACGTGCGGGATAAGTTCGACGCGGCCGGAGGGCAGGACAAGGTGGGCTACTTCGAAAGCATGGGTGCCATGCTGCCCCGCCTCCAGGACGCCAAAGCCTTTGCCGAGGACGTGGACCGGCTCAAGGGCCTGGCCATCCAGTACAAGCGCTTCGGCGCCGACCAGCCCATCATCGGGATGCTGCAAGCCGCCGCCCAGCAGCAAGCCGCCACCCCCAACCAGGCCCTGGCCGAGAAAGCCGTAGCCGAAATTCAGGCCGCCCAGTAA
- a CDS encoding EamA family transporter — MWIVFSLLAALCAAVVVTLSKIGVKNVEPSVAFAVQSVLIIVVAWGVVAYKGLLPTVAQIETRTWGFLVAAGIITCLSSLFSFQALKLGQASQTSSFDKVSLVFAIILAVVFLKEKVTWQLVLGAALMAGGAVLIAFSKPEAG; from the coding sequence ATGTGGATTGTCTTTTCGTTGCTGGCGGCCCTGTGCGCGGCCGTAGTCGTCACCTTGTCCAAAATCGGCGTTAAAAACGTGGAGCCCAGCGTGGCCTTCGCCGTGCAGTCGGTGCTCATCATCGTCGTGGCCTGGGGCGTGGTGGCCTACAAGGGCCTGCTGCCCACCGTGGCCCAGATTGAAACCCGCACCTGGGGCTTTTTGGTGGCGGCCGGCATCATTACCTGCCTCTCCTCGCTCTTCTCCTTCCAGGCCCTAAAGCTGGGCCAGGCCTCCCAAACCTCGTCCTTCGACAAGGTGTCGTTGGTGTTTGCCATCATCCTGGCCGTGGTTTTCCTCAAGGAAAAAGTAACCTGGCAGCTCGTGCTCGGCGCCGCCCTGATGGCCGGCGGGGCCGTGCTCATCGCCTTTTCCAAGCCGGAGGCGGGCTAG
- a CDS encoding type IA DNA topoisomerase, with product MIVCIAEKPSVAREIAQVLGASRKMDGYFEGNGYQVTWTFGHFCQLREPEDYRPEWKRWSIHDLPMVPDNFGIKLMRRDDGVVRQFNVIKNLLAAAEEVINCGDAGQEGEVIQRWVLMEAKYRKPFKRLWISSLTEDAIRQGFANLRDGSEFDNLYQAGKSRAAGDWLLGLNATRLFTLKYAAGQKQVLSIGRVQTPTLALLVDRYHEIQNFRPEPYWVLRTEYRGTMFSHVALAKKGKDDDEPDEKARLKARGYFVSQEEADAAMAAVKDAPLTVTGVEIKKALESPPSLFDLTSLQVQCNNQLGLSAEDTLKTVQSLYEKKVVSYPRVDTTFLPDDQYPKIAGILQGLGAYHSLTQPLLATKIRKSTKVFNNNKVTDHHAIIPTGASAGGLGGNEHSVYDIIVRRFLAAFYPDCEVSNTTVTAEAAAHPFRVRGRQILNPGWRVVYGDPTQQQAPSTAKPGEGDDDVVSTVLPSFEKGESGPHKPRLDQKQTQPPRDYTEAMLLRGMETAGRNVDDEELRQAMKENGIGRPSTRAAIIETLFKRGYIRRDKKKIVPTPTGVELIGLIRNPTLKSAELTGQWERKLRQIESGNLDSGLFLDELKMLVREMVQEVKQDGSRRSITVAGAGISAATPAAMLPIKPAAATPAIPGSLGSCPACKSGHILKGKTAFGCSRFRENCQFRLPAQFEGKNLTDKQVSALLTKGRTPVIKGYVDELGAKFDAAVRLTPQHGLELVRAAESKPTTPVDPGVIPCPVCKLGTMLRGKAAWGCSRFREDCQFRAPFEWGGKTLTETQMNQLLRKGKTGVIRGFVSTKTGNRYEAALQVNGEGRIEPVFDKG from the coding sequence GTGATTGTTTGTATTGCCGAAAAGCCCAGCGTAGCCCGGGAAATTGCCCAGGTGCTGGGCGCCAGCCGCAAAATGGATGGCTACTTCGAGGGCAACGGCTACCAGGTCACCTGGACGTTTGGGCACTTCTGCCAGCTGCGCGAGCCCGAAGACTACCGCCCCGAGTGGAAGCGCTGGAGCATCCACGACTTGCCCATGGTGCCCGACAACTTCGGCATCAAGCTCATGCGCCGCGACGACGGGGTAGTGCGCCAATTCAACGTCATCAAAAACCTGCTGGCCGCCGCCGAAGAGGTCATCAACTGCGGCGACGCGGGCCAAGAAGGGGAGGTGATTCAGCGTTGGGTGCTGATGGAAGCCAAGTACCGCAAGCCCTTCAAGCGCCTCTGGATTTCGTCGTTGACCGAGGATGCCATCCGCCAGGGCTTTGCCAACCTGCGCGACGGTTCGGAGTTCGACAACCTCTACCAGGCCGGCAAAAGCCGGGCCGCCGGCGACTGGCTCCTGGGCCTGAACGCCACCCGGCTGTTCACCCTCAAGTACGCCGCCGGGCAGAAGCAGGTACTCAGCATCGGAAGGGTGCAAACGCCCACGCTGGCCCTGCTCGTCGACCGTTACCACGAAATCCAGAACTTCCGGCCCGAGCCCTACTGGGTGCTGCGCACCGAGTACCGGGGTACCATGTTCAGCCACGTGGCTTTGGCTAAAAAGGGCAAGGACGACGACGAGCCCGACGAAAAGGCCCGCCTCAAAGCCCGGGGTTATTTCGTAAGCCAGGAGGAAGCCGACGCCGCCATGGCGGCCGTGAAAGACGCGCCGCTGACCGTGACGGGCGTCGAAATCAAAAAGGCGCTGGAGTCGCCGCCCTCGTTGTTTGACCTGACCTCCTTGCAGGTGCAGTGCAACAACCAGCTGGGCCTCTCGGCCGAGGACACGCTCAAAACCGTGCAGAGCCTCTACGAGAAGAAAGTGGTGAGCTACCCCCGCGTCGACACCACCTTCCTGCCCGACGACCAGTACCCCAAAATTGCCGGTATCCTGCAGGGCCTGGGGGCCTACCACAGCCTGACGCAGCCGCTGCTGGCCACCAAGATCCGGAAGAGTACCAAGGTTTTTAACAACAACAAAGTCACCGACCACCACGCCATTATCCCCACCGGCGCCAGTGCGGGCGGCCTGGGTGGCAATGAGCACAGCGTCTACGACATCATCGTGCGCCGCTTTCTGGCCGCGTTTTACCCCGACTGCGAAGTCTCGAACACGACCGTGACGGCCGAGGCGGCCGCGCATCCGTTCCGCGTCCGGGGCCGGCAGATTCTGAACCCCGGCTGGCGCGTGGTCTACGGCGACCCGACCCAGCAGCAGGCTCCCAGCACGGCCAAGCCCGGCGAGGGCGACGACGACGTGGTGAGCACCGTGCTGCCTTCGTTCGAGAAGGGCGAGAGTGGCCCCCACAAGCCCCGCCTCGACCAGAAGCAGACCCAGCCCCCGCGCGACTACACCGAGGCCATGCTGCTGCGCGGCATGGAAACGGCCGGCCGCAACGTGGACGACGAGGAGCTGCGCCAGGCCATGAAGGAAAACGGCATCGGCCGCCCTTCCACCCGCGCCGCCATCATCGAAACCCTGTTTAAGCGCGGCTACATCCGCCGCGACAAAAAGAAAATTGTGCCCACGCCCACCGGCGTCGAGCTGATTGGCCTGATTCGCAACCCCACGCTGAAGTCGGCCGAGCTGACGGGGCAGTGGGAGCGGAAGCTGCGCCAGATTGAGTCGGGCAACCTCGACTCGGGTTTGTTTCTGGACGAGCTCAAGATGCTGGTGCGCGAGATGGTGCAGGAAGTGAAGCAGGACGGCTCCCGCCGCTCTATTACGGTGGCCGGGGCCGGCATTTCGGCCGCTACCCCGGCGGCTATGCTGCCCATCAAGCCCGCGGCGGCCACGCCGGCTATTCCCGGCAGTCTGGGTTCGTGTCCGGCCTGTAAATCGGGCCATATTCTGAAGGGTAAAACGGCGTTTGGCTGCTCCCGCTTCCGCGAGAACTGCCAGTTCCGGCTGCCCGCGCAGTTCGAGGGCAAGAATCTGACCGACAAACAGGTGTCGGCTTTGCTCACCAAGGGTCGCACGCCCGTCATCAAGGGCTACGTGGACGAGCTGGGCGCCAAATTCGACGCCGCCGTGCGCCTCACGCCCCAGCACGGGCTGGAGCTGGTGCGGGCCGCCGAAAGCAAGCCCACTACCCCCGTGGACCCCGGCGTAATTCCGTGTCCGGTGTGCAAGCTGGGTACCATGCTGCGCGGCAAAGCGGCCTGGGGCTGCTCCCGCTTCCGCGAAGACTGCCAGTTTCGGGCCCCGTTCGAGTGGGGCGGCAAAACCCTGACCGAAACCCAGATGAACCAGCTGCTGCGCAAGGGCAAAACCGGCGTCATCCGCGGCTTTGTGTCGACTAAAACCGGGAATCGGTACGAAGCGGCCTTGCAGGTGAACGGAGAGGGGCGGATTGAGCCCGTGTTTGATAAGGGGTAA